Proteins encoded together in one Lathyrus oleraceus cultivar Zhongwan6 chromosome 5, CAAS_Psat_ZW6_1.0, whole genome shotgun sequence window:
- the LOC127081484 gene encoding protein LATE ELONGATED HYPOCOTYL, translating into MAHELPLREDCPPVKRKPVLKKDEKPRDSTYQPIGGINGKSNLFTNSAASNTNDSQNNMARSSIPQSFPPCPPFSQHSHDDYQSFLNMSSAFSSLIVSTLLQHPAAHAAASFAATFWPYANVESSADSPACSQGGFPSRQIGSPPSVAAIAAATVAAATAWWAAHGLLPLCAPLHTDFACPPASATVVPSMNISEVPPKTEQGDITLQNPRLQDHVLDPKDSEALQAQHSASKSPASCPTIQNSSVKKATVKASRYNSLIKPVQRCCKV; encoded by the coding sequence CCAAGAGACTCCACATATCAGCCAATAGGAGGAATTAATGGGAAATCTAATCTTTTCACAAATTCAGCTGCATCAAACACAAATGATAGTCAAAATAACATGGCACGGTCATCTATTCCTCAATCATTTCCTCCTTGTCCACCCTTTTCACAACATAGTCATGATGATTACCAATCCTTTCTCAACATGTCTTCTGCATTTTCAAGTCTGATTGTCTCTACCTTGCTGCAACACCCTGCAGCCCATGCTGCAGCAAGTTTTGCTGCTACATTTTGGCCCTATGCAAATGTAGAATCTTCAGCTGATTCTCCAGCTTGTTCTCAAGGGGGTTTTCCATCTAGACAAATTGGTTCACCTCCGAGTGTAGCAGCTATTGCTGCTGCTACGGTAGCTGCTGCAACTGCATGGTGGGCAGCTCATGGACTGCTTCCTTTGTGCGCTCCACTCCATACAGATTTTGCCTGTCCTCCTGCATCAGCAACTGTTGTTCCATCAATGAATATCAGCGAAGTTCCACCTAAGACAGAACAAGGAGATATTACACTACAAAATCCTCGTCTGCAAGATCATGTACTAGATCCAAAAGACTCAGAAGCTTTGCAAGCTCAACATTCAGCTTCTAAATCACCAGCATCCTGCCCAACAATCCAAAACAGTTCAGTGAAAAAAGCTACAGTTAAAGCATCAAGGTACAATAGCCTTATAAAACCAGTTCAGAGATGCTGCAAGGTATGA